A single genomic interval of Patescibacteria group bacterium harbors:
- a CDS encoding PEGA domain-containing protein: MTLNTRRILSIIFISIFIIATPAIMLYAAGYRLNKNGFSVQRTGMFIIDSKPKGAKIFIDGKPQETFASSIFNKNDFIATPAKIKNLLPGEYNLRLELDGYWSWQKKLTVNPGASTFAENIYLFKDNLPVQIASADSGSINLAPDKNQAVILSADLITFLNLSDESEKSTKRNGLPGKNIFWSEDQNKIIIDNYLYNLANTSDAINLKKLTPNSFNYKWSGNILYYQDKNSIYRLDSSNSPKKIISDKIFNDYLVKNNYLYLIIKSGQAINLEVINTATGQNLKNINLPAAPNYSFIDEKQNLLNIYDNDHKILYLIDPFSAYQPLVEIINNIKTTFWINSSNLLYANDFEIWLYNLETKNKILITRISDTINNAILHPSKDYIIYSTERTINAIELDEREKRNSTELIKFDAINSFLLTNDVIYFSEKIGNSEGLYKFLIQ, from the coding sequence ATGACTTTAAACACCAGGCGGATCTTAAGCATAATTTTCATATCAATTTTCATTATCGCGACTCCGGCCATCATGCTTTACGCGGCCGGCTACCGGCTGAATAAAAACGGCTTTTCCGTCCAAAGAACCGGCATGTTTATCATTGACTCCAAGCCCAAGGGGGCGAAAATATTCATAGACGGAAAGCCCCAGGAAACTTTTGCCAGCTCAATATTCAATAAAAATGATTTTATCGCCACGCCGGCTAAAATAAAGAATTTACTGCCCGGAGAATATAATTTAAGGCTTGAGCTAGACGGCTACTGGAGCTGGCAAAAAAAATTAACCGTTAACCCCGGGGCTTCAACTTTCGCCGAAAACATTTATTTATTTAAAGATAATCTGCCGGTGCAAATTGCCTCGGCCGATAGCGGATCAATTAACTTAGCGCCTGATAAAAATCAAGCGGTTATTTTATCCGCCGATTTAATAACCTTTTTAAATCTATCTGACGAATCGGAAAAATCAACTAAACGAAACGGCTTGCCCGGAAAAAATATTTTTTGGTCCGAAGACCAAAATAAAATAATAATTGATAATTATCTCTATAATTTAGCTAATACTAGCGACGCCATAAACTTAAAGAAACTAACGCCGAATTCCTTTAATTATAAATGGAGCGGTAATATCCTGTACTATCAAGATAAAAATTCAATTTACCGGCTGGATTCATCCAATTCGCCGAAAAAAATCATTAGTGATAAAATTTTTAATGATTACTTAGTAAAAAATAATTATCTATATTTGATTATTAAATCCGGCCAAGCGATTAATCTTGAAGTTATAAATACCGCGACCGGCCAAAATCTAAAAAATATAAACTTGCCGGCCGCTCCAAATTACTCTTTTATTGATGAAAAACAAAATTTGCTTAATATTTACGATAACGACCATAAAATTCTTTATTTAATTGACCCTTTTTCCGCCTACCAGCCATTAGTGGAAATTATCAATAATATAAAAACAACCTTTTGGATAAACTCCAGCAACCTGCTCTACGCCAATGATTTTGAAATTTGGCTTTACAATTTGGAAACAAAAAATAAAATTTTGATAACCAGAATTTCCGATACCATTAATAACGCTATCTTGCACCCAAGCAAAGACTATATTATTTATTCAACCGAGCGAACAATCAACGCCATTGAACTGGATGAAAGAGAAAAAAGAAACAGTACTGAATTAATAAAATTCGATGCTATTAATTCATTTTTATTAACTAATGACGTTATTTACTTTTCAGAAAAAATTGGCAACTCGGAAGGGTTATACAAATTTTTAATACAATAA
- a CDS encoding UDP-N-acetylglucosamine 1-carboxyvinyltransferase: MSNFIINGGKKLRGTIKTNSAKNSAVAILCALPMIKGKTVLTDMPRIEEVNRIIEILTSIGLKISWIGPHTLQAVNDGKISLNKINKESYEKTRSAILLIGSLSSIFNKFSLPKISGCKLGKRTVSPHIIALNHLGIAVKKTNNLFHISRGRAKGSSFTMYESGDTATENAILAAVTLPGKTKINLASSNYMVQDLCYFLARAGAKITGIGTTKLEITGVKKLKPVKYPIMPDPIESMAFIAIAITTASRFKITACPMEFLSLELEKLRVMGQKIKISKTYKSVNGRFDLADLEIIPAKLSALPDKIYGRPFPGLNIDNLPLFLPILTQTYGQTLVHDWVYENRAVYYLELNKLGANVILHDAHRVTVTGPTKLKPAEIICPPALRPAINLLICMLGAKGKSVLYNSYSIDRGYENICERLNKLGADIKRVN; encoded by the coding sequence ATGTCCAATTTCATAATCAACGGCGGTAAAAAACTTAGAGGAACGATAAAAACCAACTCGGCCAAAAATTCGGCCGTAGCCATTCTTTGCGCCCTGCCCATGATTAAGGGAAAAACGGTTTTAACCGATATGCCGCGCATTGAAGAAGTAAACCGGATAATTGAAATCTTGACTTCTATCGGCCTGAAAATAAGCTGGATCGGACCGCATACTTTACAAGCCGTCAACGACGGTAAAATCAGCCTTAACAAAATAAATAAAGAGTCGTACGAAAAAACCAGATCGGCCATATTGCTGATCGGCTCTTTGTCTTCCATTTTTAACAAATTTTCCCTGCCGAAAATCAGCGGCTGTAAACTAGGCAAGCGCACGGTCAGCCCGCATATCATCGCCTTAAACCATTTAGGCATTGCGGTGAAAAAAACCAATAACTTATTCCATATCAGCCGCGGCCGAGCCAAAGGTTCAAGCTTCACCATGTATGAATCAGGCGACACGGCCACCGAAAACGCCATCTTAGCCGCGGTTACGCTCCCCGGCAAAACAAAAATAAATCTGGCTTCATCAAATTACATGGTTCAGGATTTATGCTATTTTCTAGCCCGAGCCGGCGCGAAAATAACAGGCATCGGCACCACCAAACTGGAAATTACCGGCGTAAAAAAACTTAAGCCCGTTAAGTATCCGATCATGCCCGACCCGATAGAATCCATGGCTTTTATCGCCATCGCCATCACCACGGCCTCACGATTTAAAATCACGGCCTGCCCCATGGAATTTTTAAGCTTGGAATTGGAAAAATTAAGAGTCATGGGGCAAAAAATAAAAATCAGCAAAACCTATAAATCGGTTAACGGCCGATTTGATCTGGCCGATCTGGAAATAATCCCCGCGAAGTTAAGCGCTCTGCCGGATAAAATTTACGGGCGCCCTTTCCCCGGCTTGAATATTGATAATTTACCCTTGTTTTTACCCATCTTAACCCAAACTTACGGGCAGACTTTAGTCCACGACTGGGTTTATGAAAATCGGGCGGTTTATTATCTTGAACTCAATAAGCTCGGCGCCAACGTCATACTCCACGACGCTCATCGGGTAACCGTCACCGGGCCGACTAAATTAAAGCCGGCCGAAATTATCTGCCCTCCGGCTTTGCGCCCGGCCATAAATCTTTTAATCTGCATGCTCGGCGCCAAAGGCAAGTCCGTCCTCTATAATTCTTATTCAATCGACCGCGGCTATGAAAATATCTGCGAACGGCTGAATAAGCTTGGCGCGGACATTAAAAGAGTAAATTAA
- a CDS encoding S41 family peptidase, whose protein sequence is MDNINSPVAAPEIKRRKRWKIAGVILFGLILLGSAFGAGMMLAQKNEFIKRASVKEAVYAGKLYNKYITAPANKLTADVDFNLFWDVWDQLKDKYVDKDKLDDKAMFYGALRGLVESIGDPYTVFMEPKVAKEFSDDLAGTFEGIGAEIGKKDNIITIVAPLADMPAEKAGLQSGDKIYAINGESTAGLEIDEAVNKIRGPKGTEVTLTIFRESFEKTKDFKIIRQPIVVKSVRTKMGDDKIFVITITNFNDDTSELFKKAAAEAVEKNPKGLILDLRNNPGGYLETAIDVASEWVDQGAVVTEQFSPEKKNEYLHRGRARLKDFPTVVLVNQGSASASEIVAGALKDNDKATVVGMKTFGKGSVQTLEDMKDGSSVKITVAKWLTPKGYNINHEGIAPDVEVDLTVEDFNKDIDPQMAKAAEILNKK, encoded by the coding sequence ATGGATAATATTAATTCACCCGTAGCCGCGCCGGAGATTAAGAGGCGCAAGCGCTGGAAAATCGCCGGCGTTATTTTATTCGGCCTGATTTTGCTGGGGTCGGCTTTCGGCGCCGGCATGATGTTAGCCCAAAAAAATGAATTTATTAAACGGGCGAGCGTAAAAGAGGCGGTTTACGCCGGCAAGCTTTATAATAAATACATTACCGCGCCGGCCAATAAATTGACGGCTGATGTTGATTTTAATTTATTCTGGGACGTCTGGGACCAGCTTAAAGACAAATATGTTGATAAAGACAAGCTGGATGATAAAGCGATGTTTTACGGCGCGCTTAGGGGCTTGGTTGAGTCAATCGGCGATCCTTACACCGTTTTTATGGAGCCTAAAGTAGCCAAGGAATTTTCCGATGATTTGGCCGGGACGTTTGAAGGCATCGGCGCGGAAATAGGGAAGAAGGATAATATTATAACCATTGTCGCGCCTTTGGCCGATATGCCGGCGGAAAAAGCCGGCCTGCAGTCCGGCGATAAGATTTACGCCATTAACGGCGAATCAACGGCCGGCTTGGAGATTGATGAAGCGGTTAATAAGATCCGCGGGCCGAAAGGCACGGAAGTCACTTTGACGATTTTTAGGGAGAGTTTTGAAAAAACCAAAGATTTTAAAATAATCAGGCAGCCGATCGTGGTTAAAAGCGTTAGGACAAAAATGGGCGATGATAAAATATTTGTTATTACCATAACTAATTTTAATGATGACACCAGCGAGCTGTTTAAAAAAGCGGCCGCGGAAGCGGTGGAAAAGAATCCTAAAGGCCTTATTCTTGACTTAAGGAATAATCCGGGCGGATATTTGGAAACGGCGATTGACGTGGCCAGCGAATGGGTTGACCAAGGCGCGGTGGTAACCGAGCAATTCAGCCCGGAAAAAAAGAATGAATATTTGCACCGCGGCCGGGCCAGGCTGAAAGATTTTCCAACCGTAGTGCTGGTTAACCAGGGCAGCGCTTCGGCCTCGGAAATCGTTGCCGGAGCTTTAAAAGACAATGACAAAGCGACTGTCGTGGGCATGAAGACTTTCGGCAAAGGTTCGGTGCAGACTTTAGAGGATATGAAAGACGGTTCGTCGGTGAAAATTACCGTGGCTAAATGGCTGACGCCCAAAGGTTATAATATTAATCATGAAGGCATAGCGCCCGACGTTGAAGTTGACCTTACCGTGGAAGATTTTAATAAAGATATAGATCCGCAGATGGCTAAAGCGGCGGAAATATTAAATAAGAAGTAA